ttttctgtgttttaaaaatgttgcaCTATTTTGCAGTGAAGGCAAACAGGAAATAAGTTAGTGGGCAGTGTAGAAGTGTGATCGCTGTTTGTTTCCTGATCTAAAGCAATACTACAAAAGAACACCTAACAGCTCAAGCAGTTTTTCTTGCTCACTaaaaactgcagaaataaaGGTGAGTCCTGCTTGTTGCTCATCCTCAagttttttgtacttttagtGATTTCATGCTTATCTTAAAATATGATTTTACCAGCTCCTGACACGTGAGAGGAGAAACAATGTATAATACTTCCGTACAGCTATCTCAATACCAAAGCTGGCTTCTGACTGTGTTCCAAATGGAAAACCTGTAACACTATTACAAATTTGTCATTGACAAAGGCCTAAGTAATGCTAACTGACCTGAAAATCAACCTTACACTCATTTGTAGCATTCATTATGAACACACCATTGTACTTAGTGTTGTATATTCAATACTGTAATATATTGAAGAATTTCTTCTCTGCACGTGGATATTTCTTCATAAATTGTGCACCAATCCCATGTCGCAAGTACTTGATAAGGATTATATCCAGTTAAATGCTGGTATAGAAAACAGCTTATAATGTTCAGAGTAATGGGTCAGTTAAGAGTCAGTGTTGGATTGCATATGTAGGCTAAACATAAGAGATAACATCTAACAGTGGTTTCTGTACTTGCATGTTAAGCTCTCAACTTTGTCTTCAAAGCTGCAAGACTGTAGGGGAAAGCAACCTGAGACAACTGTAAACTGAATAGAATTAAACTTTCAGTAAACTCCTCCAGAAAGGAGCATGTATAAAAAGAGCTGTATTGAATCttaaaagcaacatttaaaaCTGGACTTTGATTAACACTAAGAGACTATGAAGCCAGATGCTTTGAAAGAGGGATCTCTGAAGGCagatttatttttcagctttggGAAAAATGAGTGACTTAAAAAATATGACTTCAACTTTGAGCCAGACGTGTGATGTTGTCGCCACATCAGTCAACTCTTTCTTTATGCTGGTCTACAGTCTGGTGTTTCTGGTATGTTTCAAATCCTCGGATTATGTTCTGTTAGAAATTTTTTTAAGGATCGCTGTGCATGCACTTAACTCCTGCCTTCTTCATCTCTGTCCTCTCAGGTAGGTTTACCCCTCAATGGCTTCATCATGAAATTTTACTTTCGTCGTCAGCAGCAGACATTGAGTAGCTTGATGGTCTACCTGAAGAACCTGACAGCTGCTGACTTCCtgctctgcctctctctgccaTTGCGAATCACTTTCTATGCCAGCAAGTCTGCCATTGTTCAGCAGCTTTACTGTAGTTTTGGAGCTTCTGCTCTGCTCCTCAACATGTACGCCAGCATCCTGTTCATGGGGTACATCGCTGTTAACAGGTAAGTACAATCCCTGTTTCCCTCATCAAAGTATAGACATCTCTTTGTAACTCAATAATGTCTTCTGCAGATTTGGCTCCACTGTGACTGTGATCAGTGAAATTTCATACtgcctcttttctctcttcagGTATCTGAAGATTGTTCATCCATCAGGAACTCACATTCTGCAGTCAGTGCGAACTGCCCACATCATCTCTGTGGTCACCTGGGTTTGTCTCCTGGCTCCAGCAGTTATTTACACCATCTTATTTTTCATTACCCAGAAGCCTCTGAACTCTATCCCCAGCTGCTGTGATCCATTCATTAGTGCATCAGTCAGCCTGTTTTTCACAATCATCCACACTTTGtccatcatcatcttcctcGTGGTCTTCATATCTCTGGTCTTCCTCTACTACAGCACCTCCCGCAGGGTGTTGCAGGCACAGCAGAGGCAGCTGGCCTCCTCCGACAAGCTTGTGAAGTCTCGCAGAAACATGTTAGTGCTGGTCAGcatcttctgtgtttgttttgtccCCTATCACCTGGTTCGACTTCCCTCAACTTTTTTGACAAGCAGTCGCTCTGTTGTTTCAGTCTTGAACTATATAATGGAGGTGACCACGATGGTGGCAGTTTTCAATATCTGCCTGGACCCTGTTGTTTACTTTTTCCTCAGTAAGACTTTTCGGTCCCGGGTGAGGATGGTGTCCTGGAGAGGAAACATTCAACAAGTGAATGAGCAGGAGAGAGCAGCTGTACATTGCTACAGCAGTGAGTTAAGCCAGTAAGCTGTTGGGAAAAGATTTACATTCAAGAAAATGCAGAGATTTGCTTTGATTCTGAGAGCGTGTCATAGATCCAAGTCCTCGTGAACCACAGGAGCTTCTGCTAAGCTAAAAGATCAATACAAGCCTGAactcaacacaaacacatggaTAGCGCGAATGTCAGCAGTgtttcatacaaaaaaatatgtgaaaactgAATTTCTGTGTGTCTTAAAAGGCATTTGAGATATCAACCTTTCAGCATTAATTTGAGTTAAGATAGGATGTCTTAACTGCCGATGCTTATAAAGGAGAAAAGATTTTCAACTGTTTTGCTACCCTACTGACTGATTTCACATTTTTGGTCTGAAGTATAGGAAATGCATTTAATGAAGACGTGTGATGATGTGTACAAATGTGACTCTTGTGTTTACACTTCCCTTTTGACTGGCGAAGCAACAATGTGACAAGCTGTACTGCACTATTTTGGTAAAACAGGACCTTGGTGTAAAGGCTCATATAGATGTAATTCATAAGTCATATCCGTAAACTTAACAAAAAGCAACGATTCCCTTCTGATCCTGTTTGAATTACGGAGAAttcagagaagaaaagaaattcaaattTGTACACGCAGTTCTTATTTTGTAAACTCCTTAAAGATACGTGGTTTACAATCATTTCACCTTGAAAGTGGAAGAgttcaaataaatcattaaaaacctAAAATTACCACGACATTCTTGTATAAAAACTTTAGGCAATACCTATAAACCACCTTTGTAGTGATCTTTCTAAGCCTCAACCTTCCTGTCAGTCAGATTGAAAATGTAACTTGAATATGAAGAGTTTAGTTCAGTTCAGTCCAGaaacctttgataaagtcttttcttttgttttatgttttgtatttttgcagGTTGCTATGTTGTATGACATTGCATGTGAAACCACAACAGttatttcctctcttttttttttactctgaacTGATGTGCAAAGCTatagtgagattttttttcatcacaGTGCTGAATATAGTACTGTCACATACTGTGACAATGTGTGGGTCTATTTTGTACTTTGAGTGACTGTGTATTCATTTACACCTAAAGTTACAGCACTGCTGTATGCTTTAGTTTTTTAGAAAGTAAAAACCCCCTAAATCCTGTTTTTAATTGATGCTGAACATTACACCTTAGTATAACACCTGGGAGAATaaccacactgatcattttactgGAGCCAAAAGAATTTGGACTATTTTAATTCTCAGTCGTGAACTGCAGGATCCCTGCATTTGAACCCTTAAACAACATTCATTACTTTATGAGTTTATCGAGTGTTTGACGCTCTCACTTAgtgttggctctctctgtgGTATTGTGTCGCATCCTTTTCCCGTTAAGGTGCTCAAATAGAATAAGACTCTTTTCATAATGTAATCTCCATGTGCTATATTCAAAGCACACTCTCCTAGCGAGGCACCTGTAGTCACTCTGTGTAGCTTACCCACTATTAGCTTTCCCCAGCAGAAACCAGGCCGACTGggtgacagtgagaaggagGTGTAGTCTTAAATAGAAGCCCCCAGTACGCCACCAACATGTTCACATTTCACATCATTTTCTGGCactctgtgacacacacacaccaaagaaaaaactcttCTTATTGCCAATTCCGTTTTGACAAACGTGAAGTGAGAAACAccagcaaccatagtcaattacCAGGTGCAGCGCACGCGACACCGAATGGAAACCTGAAACTGCAAATAAATGTAAACCTCACAAAATAATAATTCActtcggcagtaatgacacttGCCAAAACAAAGGTGaactgtagttttctctggtcccttcCCCAGTCGGACCAGAAGTGACATTTTTAGCTGGCTTTCTGAGTGAGCTTGTGTGGTCTTTATAGATAACGAAAGTTTGGGAAAGTTTGTGGGTGAAACCTGTGAATATTCAGAGATGGAACCAGGAGCAAAGGTACAGTTTCTCTTCCTCTATCATCCCAGGAAAACACTATCCTATAGAAACTGCAGGTGGTGCTGTTGCAGAAGAGATATGAGGATCAACCTAAAAAAAATGATGGTGTGGCTGGCATG
The sequence above is a segment of the Oreochromis aureus strain Israel breed Guangdong linkage group 3, ZZ_aureus, whole genome shotgun sequence genome. Coding sequences within it:
- the LOC120434783 gene encoding G-protein coupled receptor 87-like, translated to MSDLKNMTSTLSQTCDVVATSVNSFFMLVYSLVFLVGLPLNGFIMKFYFRRQQQTLSSLMVYLKNLTAADFLLCLSLPLRITFYASKSAIVQQLYCSFGASALLLNMYASILFMGYIAVNRYLKIVHPSGTHILQSVRTAHIISVVTWVCLLAPAVIYTILFFITQKPLNSIPSCCDPFISASVSLFFTIIHTLSIIIFLVVFISLVFLYYSTSRRVLQAQQRQLASSDKLVKSRRNMLVLVSIFCVCFVPYHLVRLPSTFLTSSRSVVSVLNYIMEVTTMVAVFNICLDPVVYFFLSKTFRSRVRMVSWRGNIQQVNEQERAAVHCYSSELSQ